In a single window of the Acetivibrio clariflavus DSM 19732 genome:
- the hisC gene encoding histidinol-phosphate transaminase, translating to MIRDLIRSELKDFVPYTANQVPYRVKLDANESPFDLPMSVRKKLADIIMEGPKLNLYPDTDSIELRKTLSAYWGVDMEGIVVGTGSDELIQVLINTFVGKGDKVVCPVPSFGMYKITTIIGGGSTVEVALKEENGFEYDIDEFISKAKNEKAKMVILCSPNNPTGNLLSLRDIEKICSMCPNTVIVVDEAYAEFSEESAVELLPKFENLIILRTFSKAYGLAGIRCGYSLSGKAMADEINKVKPPFNISSLSQLVAKLVFEEREEIDRRIKYLTEQRTYLAEELKKIKGVTIFPSGANYILVKLPDAQAVAKELERRGILVRGYGDPVLSKYIRITVGSKEQNDILLEELANILASN from the coding sequence TTGATACGTGATTTGATAAGATCTGAACTTAAAGATTTTGTGCCGTATACTGCCAATCAAGTGCCCTATAGAGTAAAGCTTGATGCCAATGAAAGTCCGTTTGATTTACCGATGAGTGTAAGAAAAAAGCTTGCTGATATAATAATGGAAGGTCCAAAGCTGAATTTATATCCCGATACCGACTCCATTGAACTTAGAAAGACTTTGTCAGCTTACTGGGGAGTTGACATGGAAGGTATTGTAGTGGGAACAGGTTCGGATGAGCTGATACAGGTGTTGATAAATACCTTTGTGGGCAAAGGTGATAAGGTGGTTTGTCCTGTGCCTTCCTTCGGAATGTATAAGATAACTACCATAATCGGAGGCGGAAGTACTGTAGAGGTGGCTTTAAAGGAAGAAAACGGCTTTGAGTATGATATAGATGAGTTTATAAGTAAAGCTAAAAACGAGAAGGCAAAGATGGTTATTCTTTGTTCTCCCAACAATCCCACAGGAAATTTACTTTCCTTAAGGGATATTGAGAAAATTTGCTCCATGTGCCCTAATACCGTTATAGTTGTTGACGAAGCCTATGCAGAATTTTCAGAGGAATCGGCGGTAGAACTTTTGCCCAAATTTGAAAACCTCATTATTCTGCGTACATTTTCAAAAGCTTATGGGCTTGCCGGTATTCGGTGTGGATATTCATTAAGCGGTAAGGCAATGGCAGATGAAATAAACAAGGTAAAACCTCCCTTTAATATAAGTTCTTTATCCCAGCTGGTTGCCAAATTGGTTTTTGAAGAAAGGGAAGAAATAGACAGAAGAATAAAATATTTAACTGAGCAAAGAACGTATTTGGCAGAGGAGCTCAAAAAGATTAAGGGAGTAACAATTTTCCCGTCAGGCGCCAATTATATTCTTGTAAAGTTACCTGATGCACAAGCTGTGGCAAAAGAACTTGAGAGAAGGGGAATTCTTGTAAGAGGCTATGGTGACCCTGTACTCAGCAAATATATAAGAATTACTGTGGGCAGTAAGGAGCAAAACGATATATTGCTTGAGGAACTTGCAAATATTCTTGCTTCTAATTAA